The following proteins are encoded in a genomic region of Sphingobacteriales bacterium:
- a CDS encoding T9SS type A sorting domain-containing protein, translating into MIRLYKNGAFGILMLFLMTLPQHLFGQMYNDGGLRLRVWAHKVWSAANCGDIGDQEYNIQDIQARVRDAAGTGYITSPSGFNAAFWGAENRFYSFNPNQMNNVNSAGLPLEAEGYKMLDITYSGSQVPVEFQVYLGKAFEDDCYGDILSCYQGAPRQYDECCCLFGVCALGDDYFAGSAGWTAVNFRGGNNGAVSYTLPVMLSSGGEHRYAVVFAYRWDWSPALKPLCASLPNYKDGNITVTADLVGVFNDMDWDGGTCGIAIGGAEDLRVKVLAKDNITAGFPSFPTGPGSAVKISQDVPGYNTFAAVNIFNKTYTTETNFSALNLAWDLFEEDGFYLSILGFGISCGTDDNYEGSDYSFPWFCINSDDAHNVTRTGGPGGTVNTGYTINWRDSPPNTYNYVEVPAVISGSSYRNWMLKIRYRWTISAPTVSIVTTDLHACRGTTQSLTATTANATYFQWQVADINGSGTGNCPAGANWTNVSGAICPTITFPQTLGTRTYRLIVYNRNGSGSTTSSGSRYDSAVSNCVRVTYFPYTPPIVSTACGRSVPSGNAVNFSVPAIPALNAIGDALAGWQYNWSISPTTNVAPTSATNSSTFSPTFAAAAAGTTYTVTLTVVDPCGAISDSTTTCTFTVTTPSCDLLYVAPAANGGNDGNAGTATSPYDTITNPLANISGSRNHIRIMGGATYSETQWLLPANAIIDGGWEIVNLALGEWRKNSSLTTTVNLNPGTQNNGSVGYHRGIISNGNSWLLQDLTVNVKVSTPATGQYLNKGYTVYGFYINGNTGWEIKRSTINAGPGSTGAAGTTPSGSGGSGVGGGAGGGGGNGSTSACGCGAWGTSSGGLGTSGNGGASGGTGGGNCCGTGCNVAGCDANGCYAGNGNPGNGGGVGSTNWAGGNRPASPGVASPYFIPAGQSASGSNGFGGGGGGGGGGGDYGTCCTCSPCPSGFYYGVTGGRGGHGGLPGSGGWGGGGSFGIYIVGNAAGTLSQSVFNAGAVGLGGNGAVGQPGETGLGPYSGGGSGGCNGSQGSGGGGGKGGNGGPGGRGRDGANGIAQGTVNLATTPANIVTVAVGASGAGGPNAVADFLRATYNRGCTNSVITLQKAAGSAPPSGAFDFTVMGSPTLINNESPNTTTYANVTGASTLEVVYSSAGGWKTMDLTTINPWQYFIRVLETRPLPTISVAKKRICSGDNTSFTITSNNPNQDFAGNASDYEWRWRKYKDGTIRTSPIPAWTNGTGAGANTIAPTNATSDTITYLIAARVKDKCCGWSGWVYDSVVVFPPISPNNTFTVCAGSPASGSDVCLTSASPLCVNAPSGGSTYSFITIFYRYSTDNGTSWSAWSTTRPTNITKAIGTTIVQTMSAIGSSISVVGLGNCDTAYSITQITWNINDTVNANAALVDVSGCGNPNATATLQAASPAVGSGQWTLVTSSAGVTSNPAMPTSTLDVSVDIPFGGSATYKWKVVNGGCSDSISIPITAPSVSNTIITDNSDLCYTCPIQNGNTYTYYDYEGKIICTIEDLTGGAYSASALGETEVCTHINTYTPRTWTTAYPSDSMPYLQRWWSVSPEFPLGRHARVTLYFKAPEYASLLAKADGGSYNFASINELRVSKFPGGGGGTYSGPNGSTTIHTPGGQMLPAGQGYYGGNATWTTPVFSTYAGNGTDYQVQFIVDTFSTFYIHPVRFPYEVLPVELVSFTGIHIGDKNRLDWMTVSEKNTFRFVVEKSLDGINWFYVGEKPAAGNSATTLRYDLFDYYPVAGNNYYRLKMIDMDSTFEYSNIINIPIATSNITGIIGVFPNPTSQDITILISSSSSQNAAIAIYDVLGKVVKTTTVSLLTGVNSNTLNLSSLANAAYMLVLTDKNGTEYKYKIVKQ; encoded by the coding sequence GGTCCGAGATGCTGCCGGTACCGGGTATATTACCTCCCCCAGCGGATTCAATGCGGCTTTCTGGGGGGCGGAAAACCGGTTTTACTCATTTAATCCCAACCAGATGAATAACGTAAATTCGGCCGGTCTGCCTTTAGAGGCAGAGGGATATAAGATGCTCGATATAACGTATTCCGGTTCTCAGGTACCAGTAGAATTTCAGGTCTACCTGGGGAAAGCATTTGAAGACGATTGTTACGGCGATATTTTATCCTGCTACCAGGGTGCACCGCGTCAGTATGATGAGTGTTGCTGTCTGTTTGGGGTCTGCGCATTAGGAGATGATTATTTTGCAGGCTCCGCTGGCTGGACTGCAGTTAATTTCCGGGGAGGTAACAATGGTGCAGTCAGTTACACGCTGCCGGTTATGCTCAGCTCAGGTGGTGAGCACAGATATGCGGTGGTATTTGCATACAGATGGGATTGGTCACCGGCATTGAAACCACTGTGCGCTTCACTTCCAAACTATAAAGACGGTAATATTACCGTTACGGCTGATTTAGTCGGTGTATTTAATGATATGGATTGGGATGGCGGTACATGCGGCATTGCTATTGGCGGCGCTGAAGACTTAAGGGTAAAGGTTTTAGCTAAGGACAATATTACTGCCGGCTTTCCTTCATTCCCTACCGGGCCGGGTTCGGCAGTAAAGATTTCGCAGGATGTTCCCGGTTATAATACGTTTGCAGCTGTAAATATTTTTAATAAAACATATACTACTGAAACAAATTTCTCTGCTTTAAATTTAGCATGGGATCTTTTTGAAGAAGACGGATTTTATTTATCCATCCTGGGTTTTGGAATTTCCTGTGGTACGGATGATAATTATGAAGGGTCTGATTATTCTTTTCCCTGGTTTTGTATCAACAGCGATGATGCGCATAATGTAACACGAACCGGCGGACCTGGTGGAACGGTGAACACCGGCTATACCATCAACTGGCGCGACAGCCCGCCGAATACCTATAACTATGTTGAAGTTCCCGCCGTTATAAGCGGATCATCCTATCGGAACTGGATGCTGAAGATACGCTATCGATGGACCATCAGTGCACCTACGGTATCTATCGTCACCACAGACTTACACGCCTGCAGGGGTACTACCCAGTCATTAACGGCTACCACTGCAAATGCAACCTATTTTCAGTGGCAGGTGGCTGATATAAATGGATCCGGGACAGGAAACTGTCCTGCAGGTGCAAACTGGACTAATGTTTCCGGTGCAATTTGCCCAACCATTACCTTTCCGCAAACACTCGGAACCAGGACTTACCGATTAATCGTATACAACAGAAACGGAAGTGGCAGCACTACCAGCTCCGGCTCAAGATATGATTCAGCAGTTTCCAATTGTGTTAGGGTTACTTATTTCCCCTATACTCCGCCAATAGTTTCCACTGCATGCGGACGTTCCGTACCTTCCGGAAATGCTGTTAACTTCTCGGTTCCGGCTATTCCGGCACTGAATGCGATAGGCGATGCATTAGCGGGCTGGCAGTATAATTGGAGCATATCCCCGACAACAAATGTTGCACCTACTTCGGCCACAAATTCCAGTACATTTTCACCTACGTTTGCCGCCGCCGCCGCCGGTACCACCTATACCGTCACTTTAACGGTAGTTGATCCGTGCGGGGCGATTTCCGACTCAACAACAACTTGCACATTTACAGTAACGACACCTTCCTGCGATTTGCTTTATGTTGCACCGGCAGCTAACGGCGGAAATGATGGCAATGCCGGTACGGCAACCTCCCCCTATGACACCATCACCAATCCACTGGCAAATATTTCCGGTTCCAGAAATCATATTCGTATAATGGGTGGGGCGACCTATAGTGAAACGCAGTGGTTATTACCTGCTAATGCAATTATTGACGGTGGTTGGGAAATAGTGAATTTAGCTTTAGGAGAGTGGCGGAAAAATTCAAGCCTTACAACAACAGTTAATTTAAACCCGGGAACACAAAATAACGGCTCGGTGGGTTATCATCGCGGAATAATTTCTAATGGTAACAGCTGGCTGTTACAGGATTTAACGGTAAATGTAAAGGTCTCGACACCTGCAACAGGACAATACCTCAATAAGGGTTACACTGTTTACGGTTTTTATATAAACGGCAATACAGGCTGGGAAATAAAAAGGTCCACAATCAATGCCGGCCCGGGTTCTACGGGTGCTGCAGGTACTACACCATCGGGATCCGGAGGTTCCGGAGTTGGTGGCGGTGCTGGTGGCGGTGGTGGTAATGGCAGCACTTCAGCCTGTGGCTGCGGAGCCTGGGGTACTTCATCGGGAGGTTTAGGCACCTCCGGCAATGGCGGAGCAAGTGGCGGAACAGGTGGCGGAAATTGCTGTGGAACAGGATGTAATGTTGCAGGATGTGATGCAAATGGATGTTATGCCGGAAATGGGAATCCAGGCAATGGTGGTGGAGTAGGTTCAACAAACTGGGCGGGAGGCAACAGGCCTGCCAGTCCGGGTGTAGCCAGCCCCTATTTTATTCCTGCAGGTCAGTCAGCAAGCGGCAGTAATGGATTTGGCGGCGGCGGCGGCGGCGGCGGCGGCGGCGGCGATTATGGAACGTGTTGTACGTGCAGTCCATGTCCCAGTGGTTTTTATTATGGCGTTACAGGAGGAAGAGGAGGTCACGGCGGGCTGCCCGGTTCGGGGGGCTGGGGTGGTGGTGGCTCTTTCGGTATATACATTGTAGGGAATGCCGCAGGGACTTTGAGTCAGTCTGTATTTAATGCAGGAGCTGTCGGATTGGGAGGTAACGGAGCAGTCGGGCAGCCGGGAGAAACCGGATTAGGGCCATATTCCGGCGGCGGTTCGGGTGGGTGCAATGGAAGTCAGGGTAGCGGCGGCGGCGGCGGTAAGGGCGGTAACGGCGGCCCTGGCGGAAGAGGCAGGGACGGCGCTAATGGCATAGCACAGGGAACAGTTAATCTGGCGACAACGCCTGCAAATATTGTAACAGTAGCCGTTGGGGCTTCCGGGGCTGGTGGTCCAAATGCAGTTGCAGATTTCTTAAGAGCAACCTATAATAGAGGTTGTACCAACTCAGTCATTACTTTACAAAAAGCGGCAGGCAGCGCTCCGCCAAGCGGCGCGTTTGATTTTACAGTCATGGGTTCTCCAACACTCATTAATAATGAGTCACCAAATACGACCACTTACGCCAATGTGACCGGTGCATCGACCTTAGAGGTAGTATATAGCTCAGCCGGAGGCTGGAAAACAATGGATTTAACGACCATTAACCCCTGGCAGTATTTTATAAGAGTTTTGGAAACAAGACCGTTGCCAACTATCTCTGTTGCAAAAAAACGCATTTGTTCCGGAGATAATACCTCTTTTACAATTACGTCCAATAACCCCAATCAGGATTTTGCGGGAAATGCATCGGATTATGAATGGAGATGGAGAAAATATAAAGATGGCACTATCCGCACTTCCCCGATTCCTGCGTGGACCAACGGAACAGGAGCCGGAGCAAATACAATTGCACCAACTAATGCTACGTCAGATACCATTACCTATTTGATAGCAGCCAGGGTAAAAGATAAGTGTTGCGGCTGGTCCGGATGGGTATATGATTCCGTCGTAGTTTTCCCGCCTATTTCACCGAATAACACGTTTACAGTTTGTGCAGGTTCTCCGGCCAGTGGCTCAGATGTATGTTTGACAAGTGCTTCACCATTATGCGTAAATGCTCCGAGTGGTGGCTCAACCTATTCATTTATTACCATATTCTACAGATATTCTACTGATAATGGAACAAGCTGGTCTGCATGGAGTACAACCCGACCTACCAATATTACAAAAGCTATCGGTACAACGATTGTTCAAACGATGTCAGCCATAGGTTCATCCATTAGTGTAGTTGGGCTGGGAAATTGTGATACTGCATATTCAATTACACAAATTACCTGGAATATCAACGATACAGTTAACGCAAATGCAGCATTGGTGGATGTTTCCGGCTGCGGTAATCCAAATGCCACGGCTACCCTTCAGGCAGCTTCACCTGCAGTCGGTTCAGGTCAGTGGACATTGGTCACTTCTTCTGCAGGTGTTACATCCAATCCGGCAATGCCAACTTCAACGCTGGATGTGAGTGTGGATATACCATTTGGCGGAAGTGCGACATATAAATGGAAAGTCGTCAATGGGGGGTGTTCTGATTCAATATCTATTCCGATAACAGCACCTTCCGTTTCCAACACTATCATTACGGATAATTCCGATTTATGTTATACCTGTCCTATTCAGAATGGAAATACCTATACCTATTATGATTATGAGGGGAAAATAATTTGTACCATTGAAGATTTAACAGGAGGCGCTTATTCTGCATCTGCTTTAGGTGAAACAGAGGTGTGTACTCATATAAATACGTATACACCAAGAACATGGACAACCGCCTATCCATCAGATTCCATGCCGTATCTTCAAAGATGGTGGTCCGTCAGTCCGGAATTTCCACTTGGCAGACATGCAAGGGTAACGTTATACTTTAAAGCACCGGAGTATGCTTCTTTGCTGGCAAAAGCAGACGGTGGATCCTATAATTTTGCGAGTATCAATGAATTAAGGGTTTCTAAATTCCCGGGCGGCGGCGGTGGTACCTATTCCGGACCAAACGGCAGTACAACCATTCATACACCGGGCGGTCAGATGCTGCCGGCAGGACAAGGGTATTACGGGGGAAATGCGACCTGGACAACTCCTGTCTTTTCAACCTACGCCGGAAATGGAACGGATTATCAGGTACAATTCATCGTAGATACATTTTCCACTTTCTATATCCACCCGGTAAGATTCCCATACGAAGTGTTGCCGGTAGAACTGGTGTCCTTTACCGGAATACATATCGGCGATAAGAACAGGCTGGACTGGATGACGGTATCAGAAAAGAATACATTTAGATTTGTGGTGGAAAAAAGCTTAGATGGGATTAACTGGTTTTATGTAGGTGAAAAACCTGCCGCTGGAAACAGTGCAACTACACTTCGCTATGATTTGTTTGATTATTATCCGGTAGCAGGAAATAATTATTACAGATTGAAAATGATAGACATGGATAGTACGTTTGAATACTCGAATATCATTAACATTCCAATTGCCACTTCTAATATAACCGGTATTATAGGTGTATTCCCTAATCCGACATCACAGGATATCACTATTTTGATATCTTCCAGCAGCAGTCAGAATGCTGCTATAGCTATTTATGATGTATTGGGTAAAGTGGTTAAAACGACAACTGTAAGTTTGTTGACGGGTGTTAACAGCAATACGCTTAATCTAAGTTCATTGGCGAATGCCGCTTATATGCTGGTGTTAACGGACAAAAACGGAACTGAATATAAATACAAGATTGTGAAACAATAA
- a CDS encoding rhodanese-related sulfurtransferase: MQLWNRVDKRILEKNLLENSENRITISFYKYAKTEQPSLWRDELYLAWNNLDVLGRIYIAREGINAQISLPENNKTAFIEHLYSYPFLKGIRLNYAIDDDGKSFSKLKILVRKKIVADGLDDDTFNSSDCGIHLNAEEFNGLTDQEDTILIDMRNHYESEIGHFENAVTPDVDTFREQLPLVVNMLENDKDKPVVMYCTGGIRCEKASAWLKHNGFKQVYQLNGGIIEYARQVQQLGLRNKFRGKNFVFDRRLGEKISHEVIAQCHQCGEPADTHTNCKNEACHLLFIQCESCTAKYKGCCCEDCMSIVSLPEEERRALRKGLNPGRKVFKKGRGEQLTFKKSTADMQASSLYADE; this comes from the coding sequence ATGCAACTTTGGAACAGGGTAGACAAGCGGATATTGGAGAAAAATCTTCTGGAAAACAGCGAAAACCGCATTACCATCTCCTTTTATAAATACGCCAAAACGGAACAACCTTCATTATGGAGGGATGAACTGTATCTGGCCTGGAACAACCTGGATGTCTTAGGCAGAATATATATCGCCCGCGAAGGCATTAATGCACAGATTTCCTTACCTGAAAATAACAAGACGGCGTTTATCGAACATCTGTACTCCTATCCATTTCTGAAAGGTATACGCCTGAACTATGCCATCGATGATGACGGAAAATCATTTTCCAAATTAAAAATACTGGTACGCAAAAAAATTGTGGCGGACGGACTGGATGATGACACCTTTAATTCGAGTGACTGCGGCATCCATCTCAACGCTGAAGAATTTAACGGACTGACCGATCAGGAGGATACTATTCTGATAGATATGCGCAATCATTATGAAAGCGAAATCGGGCATTTTGAGAATGCCGTTACGCCGGATGTGGATACTTTCAGGGAACAGCTGCCTCTGGTAGTCAATATGCTGGAAAACGACAAGGATAAACCGGTGGTGATGTACTGTACCGGCGGCATCCGTTGTGAAAAGGCAAGCGCTTGGTTAAAACATAACGGGTTTAAACAGGTGTATCAGTTGAACGGCGGCATCATTGAATATGCACGACAGGTACAGCAACTAGGTTTAAGGAATAAATTCCGTGGCAAGAATTTTGTTTTTGACAGACGTTTGGGAGAAAAAATCTCACATGAAGTTATTGCCCAATGCCATCAATGTGGTGAGCCCGCGGACACACACACCAATTGCAAAAACGAGGCCTGCCATCTGCTATTCATCCAGTGTGAATCCTGTACAGCAAAATACAAAGGTTGCTGTTGTGAAGACTGCATGAGCATCGTCTCCTTACCGGAAGAAGAAAGACGAGCCTTGCGCAAAGGGTTGAATCCGGGCCGCAAAGTATTCAAGAAAGGACGGGGAGAACAGTTGACCTTTAAAAAATCAACTGCTGATATGCAGGCATCTTCACTGTATGCCGATGAATGA
- a CDS encoding PorT family protein produces the protein MRKLLVIILLLGTFINHSEAKIQAGIGINVGPNFGRMNNEFLKGKLSTAGGTLSFVPGVHAAIQGRIWINKFVGVNLGIEFNMGGSSYTKYSGAGNVISSNKTHKENQLTIPVTIMAGWGNQRLRVFANAGGYFGYNISGTDVRTINNNGSVQPKVSEKADYKEVYNNIDAGVRMGAGIQVYVSKDLRSSVTFDMNYDFGLVKTFRGAVDPFYNNSTKLKLYNSKFNIGVGYMYTFGKNQAEEQPKTGL, from the coding sequence ATGAGAAAATTACTGGTTATTATTTTGCTGTTAGGAACATTTATAAACCATTCAGAGGCGAAAATTCAGGCAGGTATCGGCATTAATGTGGGTCCCAATTTCGGAAGGATGAACAATGAGTTTTTGAAAGGTAAGTTATCTACAGCCGGTGGTACACTCAGTTTTGTTCCCGGAGTACATGCAGCCATTCAGGGCAGGATATGGATAAATAAGTTTGTAGGGGTAAATCTAGGTATTGAATTCAATATGGGTGGAAGCAGCTACACAAAATATTCAGGTGCAGGAAATGTCATCAGTTCCAATAAAACACATAAAGAAAACCAGCTGACCATTCCTGTAACCATTATGGCTGGTTGGGGAAATCAGCGATTGAGAGTATTTGCCAATGCAGGAGGTTATTTCGGTTACAATATCAGCGGTACAGATGTCAGAACAATCAACAATAATGGTTCTGTTCAGCCTAAAGTAAGTGAAAAGGCAGATTATAAAGAAGTTTATAATAATATCGACGCAGGTGTCAGAATGGGGGCAGGTATTCAGGTATATGTTTCCAAAGACCTGAGAAGCAGTGTAACCTTTGATATGAATTATGATTTTGGATTGGTGAAAACGTTCAGAGGTGCGGTTGATCCGTTTTATAATAACTCTACCAAATTAAAACTGTACAACTCGAAATTTAATATCGGTGTTGGTTACATGTATACGTTTGGTAAAAATCAGGCGGAAGAGCAACCGAAAACAGGTCTGTAA
- the hemB gene encoding porphobilinogen synthase: MLQRPRRNRKSAAIRALAAETSLLPQHLVQPLFLADGRNKKNAIKSLPGMSQLSIDNALKEIEICMNAGVYSFILFPAVDDGLKNKTASYSYSQKNFYLKAIAAFKKKFPECCLISDVAMDPYSSDGHDGYVENGKIINDKTLPILARMAIAQANAGVDIIGPSDMMDGRVGYLRDALDAKGFTDTSIMSYTAKYASAFYGPFRDALDSAPKSGDKKTYQMNPANKREAMLEASMDFEEGADFLMVKPATVYLDIIHELKLNFPIPIAAYHVSGEYAMLQAAAKNGWLDYSKCLEETLLSIRRAGADVIISYGSKDYALNHIKKGKV; encoded by the coding sequence ATGTTACAACGTCCTCGCCGAAACAGAAAGAGTGCTGCCATACGCGCACTGGCAGCAGAAACCAGCTTACTTCCGCAACATCTGGTACAACCTTTATTCTTAGCGGATGGCCGAAATAAGAAGAATGCGATAAAGTCGCTGCCCGGCATGTCTCAGCTTAGCATAGATAATGCCCTGAAAGAAATAGAGATATGTATGAATGCGGGTGTGTACTCCTTTATATTATTCCCTGCCGTCGATGACGGATTAAAGAATAAGACAGCCAGCTACAGTTATTCTCAAAAAAATTTCTACCTCAAAGCGATTGCTGCCTTCAAAAAAAAGTTTCCGGAATGCTGCCTGATCAGCGATGTCGCCATGGATCCATACAGCAGTGACGGACACGACGGATATGTTGAAAACGGAAAAATTATAAACGACAAAACCTTACCCATCTTAGCGAGGATGGCAATTGCCCAGGCAAACGCCGGGGTAGATATCATCGGGCCAAGCGACATGATGGACGGACGTGTAGGCTATCTCAGAGATGCGCTCGATGCCAAAGGATTTACAGACACATCCATCATGAGTTATACGGCTAAATATGCCAGTGCATTTTACGGACCGTTTCGTGATGCGTTGGATTCGGCACCCAAATCGGGTGATAAGAAAACCTACCAGATGAACCCCGCCAATAAACGGGAAGCCATGCTGGAAGCCTCCATGGATTTTGAAGAGGGTGCAGATTTCCTGATGGTAAAACCGGCCACAGTTTATCTGGATATCATTCACGAACTGAAACTAAATTTTCCGATTCCCATTGCCGCCTATCATGTGAGTGGTGAATATGCCATGCTGCAGGCGGCAGCAAAAAACGGCTGGCTGGATTATTCTAAATGTTTAGAAGAAACGCTGTTGAGCATACGCCGTGCAGGTGCTGATGTTATCATCTCTTATGGTTCAAAAGATTATGCGCTGAATCACATAAAAAAAGGGAAAGTGTAA
- a CDS encoding phosphoribosylaminoimidazolesuccinocarboxamide synthase, protein MAISATHFQFPGQKSFYKGKVRDVYNIDGRYLVMIVSDRISAFDVVLPEPIPYKGQILNEIANYHLSKTNDIVPNWVVDVPHPNVTIGKLCEPYRVEMVIRGYLAGSAWRAYKNGIREICGVQLPDGLKENQQLPTPIITPTTKAEVGHDEEISGAEIIAKGIVPEEEYAQLEKYTHAVFQRGTVLAKERGLILVDTKYEFGKIGDTIYLMDEIHTPDSSRYFYAEGYEERLEKGEPQKQLSKEFVREWLIANDFMGKEGQTVPEMTEEIVSNISNRYIELYENILGNPFVPFNTTHILEDMEKSIKLALEKLV, encoded by the coding sequence ATGGCCATCAGCGCAACACACTTTCAGTTTCCCGGGCAAAAGAGTTTTTACAAAGGAAAGGTCCGGGATGTCTACAATATTGACGGCCGTTACCTCGTGATGATTGTCAGCGACCGCATTTCCGCATTTGATGTGGTACTGCCTGAACCCATCCCCTACAAAGGACAAATCCTGAATGAAATCGCCAATTACCATCTGTCCAAAACCAACGATATTGTACCCAACTGGGTGGTGGATGTGCCGCATCCGAATGTGACCATCGGCAAACTGTGCGAGCCCTACCGGGTGGAAATGGTCATTCGCGGCTATCTCGCCGGCTCGGCATGGCGCGCCTATAAAAACGGTATCCGCGAAATCTGCGGCGTACAGCTGCCGGATGGCCTGAAGGAAAACCAGCAACTGCCGACACCCATCATCACCCCCACGACCAAGGCGGAAGTCGGGCACGACGAAGAAATATCCGGGGCGGAAATCATCGCTAAGGGAATTGTGCCGGAAGAAGAGTATGCGCAACTGGAAAAATACACGCATGCCGTTTTTCAGAGAGGGACGGTACTGGCCAAAGAGCGCGGACTGATACTGGTGGACACCAAATATGAATTCGGGAAAATCGGCGACACCATCTACCTGATGGATGAAATCCATACGCCGGATTCTTCCCGTTATTTTTACGCCGAAGGATATGAAGAACGCCTCGAAAAAGGTGAACCGCAAAAACAACTTTCCAAGGAGTTTGTGCGCGAATGGCTGATTGCGAATGATTTCATGGGCAAAGAGGGACAAACAGTGCCGGAAATGACGGAAGAAATTGTATCCAATATTTCCAACCGGTATATTGAGTTGTATGAAAATATTTTAGGCAACCCTTTTGTTCCTTTCAATACGACTCATATCTTGGAAGACATGGAAAAGTCGATTAAACTGGCACTGGAGAAATTAGTCTGA
- a CDS encoding PhoH family protein, producing MSELTIKLETVDQVEFFGFNNNKLKILKKEFNRLNISARGNKIIVAGSQEDLEVFSEKVHQLVEYLERYGKISDKHIEEILHGRNPYETNFPQFQDNVLVYGNNGTLVRARTENQQKLVDSSENNDILFAIGPAGTGKTYTAVALAVRALKNKWVKKIILTRPAVEAGENLGFLPGDLKEKIDPYLRPLYDALDDMIPPDKLTYYMQNRVIEVAPLAYMRGRTLDHAFMILDEAQNATQLQLKMFLTRIGPSAKCIITGDMTQIDLPKNQQSGLRKTMQILDGIDGIGMVHLSGDDVVRHRLVKDIIKAFDKETEREQHFRNGQGNAN from the coding sequence TTGAGCGAACTAACTATTAAATTAGAAACTGTCGATCAGGTAGAGTTCTTCGGTTTCAACAACAACAAGCTGAAAATCCTGAAAAAAGAATTTAACAGGCTAAATATCAGCGCAAGAGGCAACAAGATCATAGTTGCCGGTTCCCAGGAAGACCTGGAAGTGTTCAGCGAAAAAGTGCACCAGCTCGTGGAATACCTCGAACGCTACGGAAAAATCTCCGACAAGCACATCGAGGAGATCCTGCACGGGCGTAATCCTTATGAAACGAATTTCCCGCAATTTCAGGATAACGTTTTGGTGTATGGCAACAACGGCACACTCGTGCGTGCGCGAACGGAGAACCAGCAGAAACTGGTGGACTCTTCAGAAAATAACGATATACTGTTTGCCATCGGGCCGGCAGGTACCGGAAAAACATATACCGCGGTGGCATTGGCAGTGCGTGCATTGAAAAATAAATGGGTGAAGAAAATTATCCTCACACGCCCGGCGGTGGAAGCAGGTGAAAATTTAGGATTTTTGCCGGGCGACCTGAAAGAAAAGATAGACCCGTATTTAAGGCCGCTGTACGACGCATTGGATGATATGATTCCTCCGGACAAGCTCACGTATTATATGCAGAACCGTGTGATTGAGGTGGCACCGCTGGCCTATATGCGAGGACGTACGCTCGACCACGCCTTTATGATTCTGGATGAAGCGCAAAACGCGACACAGCTGCAGTTAAAAATGTTCCTGACACGTATCGGCCCTTCCGCCAAGTGTATCATCACCGGTGATATGACACAAATCGATTTACCGAAAAACCAGCAATCCGGCTTGAGAAAGACCATGCAGATTCTGGATGGTATCGACGGCATCGGTATGGTGCACCTTTCCGGAGATGATGTGGTGCGTCACCGATTGGTGAAAGACATTATAAAGGCATTTGACAAAGAAACGGAACGGGAGCAGCACTTCCGGAACGGACAAGGCAATGCCAATTAA
- a CDS encoding SAM-dependent chlorinase/fluorinase yields MAVITLLTDFGEKDYYVGLFKGDLYSSSPSAKIVDISHSIPPYDIVTAAFFLKNVYAHYPKGTIHIVRVNEQGLASQKILAAKYQNYYFIAPDNGILTLIFEDKPDLIVEVNIKQVKLNTLEEYYCRVVKEIIFNNSIGSIGMAINDYVEKKFMTPAIQQDKIVGNVMYVDNFGNAITNIHIGEIERFGAEKQMRINYRKYDFIEQIVTNYSDVPPTYSLARFNSIGYLELCINGGSASDLLGLTTGDAVQILFE; encoded by the coding sequence ATGGCGGTAATAACGTTATTAACAGACTTTGGAGAAAAAGATTACTATGTAGGCTTATTTAAAGGGGATTTATACTCATCCAGCCCATCAGCCAAGATTGTGGATATCTCACATTCCATACCACCTTATGACATTGTAACAGCCGCTTTTTTTCTGAAAAACGTCTATGCGCACTATCCGAAAGGCACGATTCATATCGTGCGCGTGAATGAACAGGGGCTGGCAAGCCAGAAAATCCTGGCTGCAAAGTACCAGAATTACTATTTCATCGCTCCCGATAACGGAATCCTTACGTTGATTTTTGAGGATAAGCCGGATTTAATCGTGGAAGTGAATATCAAACAGGTAAAACTGAACACGCTGGAAGAATATTATTGCAGGGTGGTGAAAGAAATTATCTTTAACAACAGCATCGGTTCCATTGGCATGGCTATCAACGATTATGTAGAAAAGAAATTTATGACTCCTGCCATACAGCAGGATAAGATTGTGGGTAATGTCATGTATGTCGATAATTTTGGGAACGCCATTACAAATATCCATATCGGTGAGATTGAACGGTTTGGTGCTGAAAAACAGATGCGTATCAATTATCGCAAATACGATTTTATTGAACAGATTGTAACTAATTATTCTGATGTGCCACCAACATACAGCCTGGCACGTTTTAATTCCATCGGATACCTGGAGTTATGCATTAACGGGGGCAGTGCCTCCGATTTATTGGGATTGACCACCGGTGATGCCGTGCAAATATTATTTGAATGA